A genomic window from Sorex araneus isolate mSorAra2 chromosome 2, mSorAra2.pri, whole genome shotgun sequence includes:
- the LOC101543362 gene encoding 60 kDa heat shock protein, mitochondrial-like, whose amino-acid sequence MLRLPAVLRQIRPVSRALSPHLTRAYVKDVKFGADAGALMLQGVDLVTHAIAITIGPKGRTVIIEESWGSFKVTKDGVPVDKSIDLKDKYKNIGAKLVQDVANNTNEEAGNSTTTATVLARSIAKEGFEKISKGANLVEIRRGVMLAVDAVTAEFKRQSKPVTTPEEIAQVDTMSADGDKEIGTIISDAMKKVGRKGVFTVKDGKTLSDELEIVEGMKSDRGYISSCFINTSKGQKYEFQDAYILLSEKKISSIQSIVPALEIANAHQKPLVKIAEDVDGEALSTLVLNRLKVSLKIVALKAPGFGDNRKMST is encoded by the coding sequence ATGCTTCGATTACCAGCAGTCCTTCGCCAAATCAGACCAGTGTCCAGGGCACTGTCACCTCATCTCACTCGGGCTTATGTAAAGGATGTCAAATTCGGTGCAGATGCCGGGGCCTTAATGCTTCAAGGTGTAGACCTTGTAACCCATGCCATAGCCATTACTATTGGGCCAAAGGGAAGAACAGTGATTATTGAAGAGAGCTGGGGAAGTTTCAAAGTAACCAAAGATGGTGTGCCTGTTGATAAGTCCATTGacttaaaagataaatataaaaatattggtgCCAAACTTGTTCAAGATGTTGCCAATAACACAAATGAAGAGGCTGGGAATAGTACCACTACTGCTACTGTATTGGCACGATCAATTGCCAAGGAGGGCTTTGAAAAGATTAGCAAAGGTGCTAATCTGGTGGAAATCAGAAGAGGTGTGATGCTAGCTGTAGATGCAGTAACTGCTGAATTTAAAAGGCAATCTAAGCCAGTGACAACTCCTGAAGAAATTGCTCAGGTTGATACTATGTCTGCTGATGGAGACAAAGAAATTGGCACCATCATTTCTGATGCAATGAAGAAGGTTGGAAGGAAGGGAGTCTTCACAGTAAAGGATGGAAAAACGCTGAGTGATGAATTAGAAATTGTTGAAGGGATGAAGTCTGATCGAGGTTATATTTCGTCATGTTTTATTAATACTTCAAAAGGTCAGAAATATGAATTCCAAGATGCCTACATTCTGTtgagtgaaaagaaaatttctagcATCCAGTCCATTGTACCTGCTCTTGAAATTGCCAATGCTCACCAGAAGCCCCTGGTCAAAATTGCTGAAGATGTTGATGGAGAAGCTTTGAGTACACTTGTTTTAAATAGGCTAAAAGTGAGTCTTAAAATTGTAGCACTCAAAGCTCCAGGTTTTGGTGACAATAGGAAGATGTCCACATGA